A genomic stretch from Desulfovibrio sp. Huiquan2017 includes:
- a CDS encoding methyl-accepting chemotaxis protein: protein MLSFIRRRLSLKLLIPLCLVIVAGIGGLVYYVTQSTFDMAYASAVHAAQDQAVSAARSLSMFVKDQRAMARMLSRNPDMLAAVEGAPEAAQETCSIIVKSNPSLWGVEVFDADGQIKAGVSGSGSKRVGLFVSSRRFAKEVLKGNDTGVMDRSILSDRKSGAHIFSISYPILDGEGGVRGGVVLFCSWDAYVEQFVSPVVIGREGYGLVLDGDGRFIHNPDATQFRKDASGFEFIQKAIAIKKGVIEYDWEGGRKVMAVATEPLTGWIVCMTASVDDISSVATLQGKVMQLVGVGLILAVMALVHLLLTLFVFRPVKKTVAMAEATARGDLGRTYDKKQNGDEIAGMQSALIDIRCTVRSVTENFAKVARRIERGNFRERGHADGFEGEFSRLITGANYMLDDLVNLLDELPLPLMAISKDHSILFMNKAGVALGGVELAELVGTTCSDYFLTGDCNPEKCACDRAMRGGEMVLSTTEAHPGERHMEIDYFGMPLLDETGEVLGAVKVIMDQTEIRKVQRDMLQTATQADSVASMLSTASQELAAQVEQTTRGAERQQSMAADVASAMEQMNATVLEIARNASNAASNADQMRDNAIRGGEAVTAVVDSIEQLRERAGVVDENIRELGTEVESIGAIMTVISDIADQTNLLALNAAIEAARAGDAGRGFAVVADEVRKLAEKTMNATQEVGGAIKSIQDGTRRNLTAFKKATEAIDASTDLASRAGEALGDILHVVKVADDQIRSIATASEEQASTTTEISRSMEEVNEVSNEIAGAMTESTTAVGDLARLAEELKQITTRVGPEGGGEE from the coding sequence ATGCTTTCATTCATTCGGCGGCGGCTTTCCCTCAAGCTGCTCATTCCCTTGTGCCTGGTCATTGTGGCCGGCATTGGCGGCCTGGTTTACTACGTGACCCAGTCGACCTTCGATATGGCCTATGCCTCCGCCGTGCACGCGGCCCAGGATCAGGCGGTGTCCGCCGCGCGTTCCCTGAGCATGTTCGTCAAGGATCAGCGGGCCATGGCCCGGATGCTTTCCCGCAATCCGGACATGCTCGCCGCAGTCGAAGGCGCGCCTGAAGCGGCCCAGGAAACCTGTTCGATCATCGTCAAGTCCAACCCCAGCCTCTGGGGCGTGGAGGTCTTCGACGCCGATGGCCAGATCAAGGCCGGGGTCAGCGGAAGCGGCAGCAAGAGGGTCGGCCTGTTTGTTTCCTCCCGGCGGTTCGCCAAGGAAGTCCTCAAGGGCAACGATACCGGGGTGATGGACAGGAGCATCCTGTCCGACCGCAAGTCCGGGGCGCACATCTTCAGCATCAGCTATCCCATCCTCGACGGGGAAGGCGGCGTGCGGGGCGGAGTGGTCCTGTTTTGTTCCTGGGACGCCTATGTGGAACAGTTCGTGTCCCCCGTGGTCATTGGCCGGGAGGGCTACGGGCTTGTTCTGGATGGCGATGGCCGCTTTATCCACAACCCGGACGCGACGCAGTTCCGCAAGGATGCCAGCGGGTTCGAATTCATCCAAAAAGCCATTGCCATAAAGAAAGGGGTCATCGAATATGATTGGGAGGGCGGCCGCAAGGTCATGGCCGTGGCCACCGAGCCCTTGACCGGCTGGATCGTGTGTATGACCGCCTCGGTGGACGACATTTCCTCGGTGGCCACCCTCCAGGGCAAGGTCATGCAATTGGTCGGCGTCGGGTTGATTCTCGCGGTCATGGCTCTGGTGCATCTCCTGCTGACTCTGTTCGTCTTCCGTCCGGTGAAGAAGACCGTGGCCATGGCCGAAGCCACGGCCCGGGGCGACCTCGGGCGGACCTACGACAAAAAACAAAACGGCGACGAGATCGCCGGCATGCAGTCAGCACTCATCGACATCCGCTGCACAGTGCGCTCCGTGACCGAGAATTTCGCTAAGGTTGCCCGCCGCATCGAGCGCGGCAATTTTCGCGAGCGGGGCCATGCGGACGGATTCGAAGGTGAATTTTCCCGGCTCATCACCGGCGCCAACTACATGCTCGACGACCTGGTCAACCTGCTCGATGAGCTGCCCTTGCCGCTGATGGCCATTTCCAAGGATCACTCCATCCTGTTCATGAACAAGGCGGGCGTGGCCTTGGGCGGCGTGGAGCTGGCGGAACTTGTGGGCACCACCTGTTCCGATTATTTCCTGACCGGCGATTGCAACCCGGAAAAATGCGCCTGCGACCGGGCCATGCGGGGCGGGGAGATGGTTCTTTCCACCACCGAGGCCCATCCCGGCGAACGGCACATGGAGATCGATTACTTCGGCATGCCGCTGCTGGATGAAACCGGCGAGGTGCTCGGCGCGGTCAAGGTCATCATGGACCAGACCGAGATCCGCAAGGTCCAGCGCGACATGCTCCAAACCGCCACTCAGGCCGACTCCGTGGCCTCCATGCTGTCCACCGCCTCCCAGGAGTTGGCTGCCCAGGTGGAGCAGACCACCCGGGGCGCGGAGCGGCAGCAGAGCATGGCCGCTGACGTGGCCTCGGCCATGGAGCAGATGAACGCCACCGTGCTTGAGATCGCCCGCAATGCCTCCAACGCGGCCAGTAACGCCGACCAGATGCGCGATAACGCCATACGCGGCGGCGAGGCGGTCACGGCCGTGGTCGATTCCATCGAGCAGCTCCGAGAGCGAGCCGGGGTGGTGGACGAGAATATCCGTGAACTGGGGACCGAAGTGGAGTCCATCGGCGCGATCATGACCGTCATTTCCGACATCGCGGACCAGACCAACCTGCTGGCGCTCAACGCGGCCATCGAGGCCGCCCGGGCGGGGGACGCCGGGCGCGGTTTCGCCGTGGTGGCCGATGAGGTTCGCAAGCTCGCCGAAAAGACCATGAACGCCACCCAAGAGGTGGGTGGGGCTATCAAATCCATCCAGGACGGCACCCGTCGCAATCTGACGGCCTTCAAAAAGGCCACCGAAGCCATTGATGCGTCCACGGATCTGGCTTCCAGGGCCGGGGAGGCCCTGGGAGACATCCTCCATGTGGTCAAGGTGGCGGACGACCAGATTCGCAGCATTGCCACCGCTTCCGAGGAGCAGGCCTCGACCACCACGGAAATCAGCCGGAGTATGGAGGAGGTCAACGAGGTCTCCAACGAGATCGCCGGAGCCATGACCGAGTCAACCACCGCCGTGGGAGACCTGGCCCGGTTGGCCGAAGAACTCAAGCAGATCACCACGCGCGTGGGGCCCGAAGGCGGGGGCGAAGAGTAA
- a CDS encoding nitronate monooxygenase, translating to MKLPSLNFGDITARLPIIQGGMGVGISLSGLASAVANEGGVGVIATSMIGMRDPHRATDPEGADRRSLIDEIRKARAKMTDGLLGVNIMCALTNYGDMVRTSIREKVDLIISGAGLPLDLPKYLREVSDEMKEEMRTKLVPIVSSGRAASILCRKWASHFNYLPDGFVVEGPRAGGHLGFKAEQIDDPEYQLENILTQVVEAVQPYRDKHEKPIPVIAAGGVYTGEDIARFLEMGASGVQMGTRFVATEECDADLAFKQAYINAKAEDVTIIKSPVGMPGRALKNAFLDAVSAGLRHPKKCVHKCLHSCAEDKSPYCIAQALVNAYKGKFKSGFAFCGANAYLVDKIITVKELMGTLSEEAERKYQEVGQKFAETKEEAERRLKGILNK from the coding sequence ATGAAACTCCCCAGTCTCAACTTTGGTGATATCACCGCCCGGCTGCCCATCATTCAGGGCGGCATGGGCGTGGGCATCTCCCTTTCCGGGCTGGCCAGCGCCGTGGCCAACGAGGGCGGCGTGGGCGTCATCGCCACTTCCATGATCGGCATGCGCGATCCCCATCGCGCCACGGACCCCGAAGGGGCCGACCGCCGCAGCCTCATAGACGAAATCCGCAAGGCGCGAGCCAAGATGACCGACGGCCTGCTCGGCGTGAACATCATGTGCGCCCTGACCAACTACGGTGACATGGTCCGCACCTCCATCCGCGAAAAAGTGGACCTGATCATCTCCGGCGCGGGCCTGCCCCTGGACCTGCCCAAATATCTGCGCGAGGTTTCCGACGAGATGAAGGAAGAGATGCGCACCAAGCTCGTGCCCATCGTTTCCTCGGGCCGCGCGGCCTCCATCCTCTGCCGCAAATGGGCCAGCCACTTCAACTACCTGCCCGACGGCTTCGTGGTTGAAGGCCCCAGGGCAGGCGGACATCTCGGCTTCAAGGCCGAACAGATCGACGACCCCGAATACCAGTTGGAAAACATCCTCACCCAGGTGGTCGAGGCCGTACAGCCCTATCGCGACAAACACGAAAAGCCGATCCCGGTCATCGCCGCAGGCGGCGTATACACCGGCGAGGACATCGCCCGCTTCCTCGAAATGGGCGCTTCCGGCGTACAGATGGGCACCCGCTTCGTGGCCACCGAGGAATGCGATGCGGACCTGGCCTTCAAACAGGCCTACATCAACGCCAAGGCGGAGGACGTGACCATTATCAAGAGCCCGGTGGGCATGCCCGGCCGAGCCCTCAAAAACGCCTTCCTCGACGCCGTGTCCGCCGGACTCAGGCACCCCAAGAAGTGCGTGCACAAATGCCTGCACTCCTGCGCGGAGGACAAATCCCCCTACTGCATCGCCCAGGCCCTGGTGAATGCCTACAAGGGCAAATTCAAGAGCGGATTCGCCTTTTGCGGCGCCAACGCCTACCTGGTTGACAAGATCATCACCGTCAAGGAACTGATGGGCACCCTCAGCGAGGAAGCCGAACGCAAATATCAGGAAGTGGGCCAAAAGTTTGCGGAGACCAAAGAGGAAGCCGAACGCCGCCTCAAAGGCATCCTGAACAAATAA
- a CDS encoding HDOD domain-containing protein, producing the protein MSANDDLKTQVKGEILQVKDLPTLPNVLDKITQLVEDPEASTEAIAKVIATDQVLSAKVLKMVNSPIYGFPGRISSIQHALVLLGFNVVRGIIISTSVFDMMVQAMKGLWEHSLGCATACNIIARRAGFEDPEEFAVAGLLHDLGKVVTAVQLPDTHAAILDTVRAKDLTYFQAEKDVLGFGHDRINAWLARHWGLPPNIREAMTRHHAPQLAEFYKPMSCVVHLGDFLVRLLEFGNSGDDQTAYLRPEALIELKFRMSDLDKVMDEMAGQLLEVSDLTF; encoded by the coding sequence ATGAGCGCGAACGATGACCTGAAGACCCAGGTCAAGGGTGAGATCCTGCAGGTCAAAGACCTGCCGACCCTGCCGAATGTCCTGGACAAGATCACCCAGTTGGTGGAGGACCCTGAAGCCTCGACCGAGGCCATCGCCAAAGTCATCGCCACCGACCAGGTGCTGTCCGCCAAGGTCCTCAAGATGGTTAACTCGCCCATCTACGGCTTTCCCGGCCGGATCAGCTCCATTCAGCACGCCTTGGTTCTGCTCGGTTTCAACGTGGTTCGCGGCATCATCATATCCACTTCGGTCTTCGACATGATGGTCCAGGCCATGAAGGGGCTGTGGGAGCATTCGCTGGGCTGCGCCACGGCCTGCAACATCATCGCCCGACGGGCCGGGTTCGAGGACCCGGAAGAGTTCGCCGTGGCCGGTCTGCTCCACGATCTGGGCAAGGTTGTCACCGCCGTGCAGCTTCCGGACACGCATGCGGCCATCCTCGATACTGTTCGGGCCAAGGATTTGACCTATTTTCAGGCCGAAAAGGACGTGCTCGGCTTCGGCCACGACCGCATCAACGCCTGGCTGGCCCGCCATTGGGGATTGCCGCCGAACATTCGCGAAGCCATGACTCGCCATCATGCCCCGCAACTTGCCGAGTTTTACAAGCCCATGTCCTGCGTAGTCCATCTAGGCGATTTCCTGGTCCGTCTCCTGGAGTTCGGCAATTCCGGCGACGATCAGACCGCCTACCTCCGGCCCGAGGCCCTCATCGAGCTCAAGTTTCGCATGAGCGACCTGGACAAGGTCATGGACGAGATGGCCGGGCAACTGCTCGAAGTCTCGGATTTGACTTTCTGA
- the xerC gene encoding tyrosine recombinase XerC has translation MSLIAENPDRGELVRSFLAYLEVEKGYSPATIRSYATDLDQFQAFLQGRKASLERPARLDRDHVRAFLAELHRRQLTKTSMGRKLSSLRAYFKYLLRHKLMTKDPAAGIRNPKQEKRHPQVLNVDQAVALMEAHVDPDPEGLRDIALAEVLYGSGLRISEAIGLDLNDVDSDVIRVTGKGSKERIVPLSGAAVERIRRYLGQRHAFLKDNYAEQALFLNSRAGKRLDRRQANRIVSKLAKLAGLPQDVHPHTLRHSFATHMLEAGADLRSVQELLGHENLTTTQRYTHLDMQRIMQVYDHAHPLAGRNDTDTNED, from the coding sequence ATGTCATTGATCGCCGAAAATCCTGACCGGGGCGAGCTCGTCCGGTCCTTTCTGGCCTATCTTGAGGTGGAAAAGGGCTATTCTCCGGCTACCATCCGGTCATACGCCACGGACCTCGACCAGTTTCAGGCCTTTCTTCAGGGCCGCAAGGCGTCTTTGGAGCGTCCAGCGCGGCTCGACCGCGACCATGTCCGCGCCTTTCTGGCCGAACTGCACCGCAGGCAACTGACCAAGACCTCGATGGGCCGCAAACTGTCCAGTCTGCGCGCCTATTTCAAGTACCTCCTGCGCCACAAGCTCATGACCAAGGACCCGGCCGCAGGCATCCGCAATCCCAAGCAGGAAAAGCGTCATCCCCAGGTGCTCAATGTGGATCAGGCCGTCGCCCTTATGGAGGCGCATGTGGACCCGGACCCGGAGGGGCTGCGCGACATCGCCCTGGCCGAGGTTCTCTACGGCTCCGGACTGCGCATCAGCGAGGCCATCGGTCTGGATCTCAACGATGTGGATTCCGACGTTATCCGCGTCACCGGCAAGGGGTCCAAGGAACGCATCGTGCCCCTGTCCGGCGCGGCGGTCGAGCGCATCCGCCGCTATCTGGGGCAGCGGCATGCCTTTCTCAAGGACAACTATGCCGAGCAAGCCCTGTTCCTCAACTCCCGTGCGGGCAAGCGGCTGGACCGGCGGCAGGCCAACCGCATCGTGTCCAAACTGGCCAAGCTGGCCGGATTGCCCCAGGATGTGCATCCGCACACCCTGCGCCACAGCTTCGCCACCCACATGCTCGAAGCCGGGGCCGACCTGCGTTCCGTGCAGGAGCTTCTCGGCCATGAGAATTTGACCACCACGCAGCGGTATACCCATCTGGACATGCAGCGCATCATGCAGGTATACGACCACGCGCACCCGCTGGCGGGCCGCAACGATACCGACACCAACGAAGACTGA
- a CDS encoding peptidylprolyl isomerase: MDNPLVLLETPEGEILIELFPDKAPKTVENFLQYVDDEFYDGTLFHRVIKGFMIQTGGLTFSMNEKETRAPIENEATNGLKNLKGTVAMGRLPEPHSATSQFYINVADNPDLDHTGDDDDNFGYCVFGEVVDGMNVAEKISKIRTRSYQGFDDVPVDPVSIITARRFE; the protein is encoded by the coding sequence ATGGACAATCCCCTGGTCCTTCTGGAAACCCCGGAAGGCGAAATCCTGATTGAACTGTTCCCGGACAAGGCCCCGAAAACCGTGGAGAACTTTCTTCAATACGTAGATGATGAGTTCTATGACGGCACCCTGTTTCACCGGGTCATCAAAGGCTTCATGATCCAGACCGGCGGCCTGACCTTTTCCATGAATGAAAAGGAAACCCGTGCTCCCATCGAGAACGAGGCGACCAACGGCCTCAAGAACCTCAAGGGCACCGTGGCCATGGGGCGGTTGCCCGAGCCGCACAGCGCCACGTCCCAGTTTTACATCAACGTGGCCGACAACCCGGACCTGGACCACACCGGCGACGATGACGACAATTTCGGTTATTGCGTGTTCGGCGAGGTCGTGGACGGCATGAATGTGGCCGAAAAAATCAGCAAGATCCGGACCCGTTCCTATCAGGGGTTCGACGATGTCCCGGTGGACCCCGTTTCCATCATCACCGCCCGCCGGTTCGAGTAG
- the ybgF gene encoding tol-pal system protein YbgF, which translates to MKCLKLLLLAVICLPLVGCVTSGKSAETESASTEWRIKSLEESFLNFREQQRRMSDEDAQAREKLEKRMEAVEAELAALRSGQAGVPADAPRGETWTADLKPDEDGWVEGGKPADQGAPVVADDAEQPWAKVPTPPEPPKTIPEPEVIRRSQAPKPEAVKAASAPKTAAASASGVAVGPKALYEKGYAQYNAGEFPAARKTFDDFLARYPKDGLAPNALYWKGETYYSERNYAQAILAFKEVTGKFPKHDKAAAALLKIGMSYDRVGDPDNAIFYLRALVEDFPKSSAAGLGRKELARLGG; encoded by the coding sequence ATGAAATGCCTGAAACTCCTTCTGCTTGCCGTGATCTGCCTGCCGCTGGTGGGGTGCGTCACCTCGGGGAAGAGCGCCGAGACCGAATCGGCGAGCACGGAGTGGCGCATTAAGAGCCTGGAGGAAAGCTTCCTGAATTTCCGTGAGCAGCAGCGCCGGATGTCCGACGAGGACGCCCAGGCACGCGAGAAGCTGGAAAAACGCATGGAAGCGGTGGAGGCGGAACTCGCCGCTCTGCGTTCCGGCCAGGCGGGTGTACCCGCCGACGCGCCGCGCGGCGAGACCTGGACCGCTGACCTCAAGCCCGATGAGGACGGCTGGGTGGAGGGCGGCAAGCCCGCCGACCAGGGAGCGCCCGTGGTCGCCGACGACGCGGAGCAGCCGTGGGCCAAGGTGCCGACGCCGCCCGAACCGCCCAAGACCATTCCCGAGCCCGAGGTCATTCGGCGCTCCCAAGCCCCCAAACCCGAGGCCGTCAAGGCCGCATCCGCACCGAAAACCGCCGCCGCTTCCGCGTCGGGAGTCGCTGTCGGCCCCAAGGCGCTGTATGAAAAGGGGTACGCCCAGTACAATGCAGGCGAGTTCCCGGCCGCGCGGAAGACCTTTGACGATTTTCTGGCCCGTTACCCGAAGGACGGCCTGGCTCCCAACGCTCTGTACTGGAAGGGTGAGACCTATTATTCCGAGCGGAATTACGCCCAGGCCATCCTGGCCTTCAAGGAAGTCACGGGCAAGTTCCCCAAGCACGACAAGGCCGCTGCGGCCCTGCTCAAGATCGGCATGTCCTATGACCGGGTAGGCGACCCGGACAATGCTATTTTCTACCTGCGCGCCCTGGTGGAGGATTTCCCCAAGTCTTCCGCCGCCGGCCTTGGCCGCAAGGAATTGGCCCGGCTGGGCGGCTAG
- a CDS encoding TMEM165/GDT1 family protein has translation MDWKLLATTFGTLFVAELGDKTQLACMLMTAKTQKPWTVFLGSSLALVLVSFLGVMFAQFICQYVPTDIIKKIAAVAFVVMGCLIFFDKI, from the coding sequence ATGGATTGGAAGTTACTCGCCACCACCTTCGGCACGTTGTTCGTGGCCGAACTCGGAGACAAGACGCAACTTGCCTGCATGCTCATGACGGCCAAGACCCAGAAACCCTGGACCGTGTTCCTTGGGTCGTCCCTAGCCCTGGTTCTGGTCAGCTTCCTGGGCGTCATGTTTGCCCAGTTCATCTGTCAATACGTGCCCACCGACATCATCAAGAAGATAGCGGCCGTGGCCTTTGTGGTCATGGGGTGCCTGATCTTCTTTGATAAGATTTGA
- a CDS encoding diguanylate cyclase has translation MNQTLEESLFQRKQTGFLLSPDESLAEMLRTLWSPEVLEFRVFNKGARAIELMFNDPPDLLVVDNRLTDISGREVANLVKSENVYRQVPVVMCVDPVDVEEPWNWNQVEVDDFLVRPFNPSEVRDRINLTLCRAMRALDANPLSKLPGNTSIIQRIQQLIDSGDDFALVYCDLDYFKSYNDKYGFSRGDEVLMMAARIIVNTIRSYQGVQSFVGHVGGDDFVFILPPDKAESACRRIIKAFDEIVPHFYDPEDRKRGNITSVDREGNTKVFPLMAISLAVVVNTDHRIDHYAEVSSIAMELKKKAKADPKSSYVIDRRKS, from the coding sequence ATGAACCAGACCCTTGAAGAATCCCTGTTCCAACGCAAGCAAACCGGTTTTTTGCTCTCCCCGGATGAGTCGCTGGCCGAGATGCTGCGTACGCTCTGGTCCCCGGAGGTCCTGGAGTTTCGGGTTTTCAATAAAGGCGCGCGGGCCATTGAGCTCATGTTCAACGACCCGCCGGACCTGCTTGTGGTGGACAACCGTCTGACCGATATCTCCGGCCGCGAGGTGGCCAACCTGGTCAAAAGCGAGAACGTCTATCGCCAGGTGCCCGTGGTCATGTGCGTGGACCCCGTCGATGTGGAGGAGCCTTGGAACTGGAACCAGGTCGAGGTGGACGATTTCCTGGTCCGGCCTTTCAATCCGTCCGAGGTGCGCGACCGCATCAACCTGACGTTGTGCCGGGCCATGCGCGCCCTGGACGCCAATCCGCTGTCCAAGCTGCCGGGCAACACCTCGATCATCCAGCGCATCCAGCAGCTCATCGACAGCGGCGACGACTTCGCGTTGGTCTACTGCGATCTCGACTACTTCAAGTCCTACAACGACAAGTACGGCTTTTCGCGCGGCGACGAGGTGCTCATGATGGCCGCCCGGATCATCGTCAACACCATCCGCAGCTATCAGGGCGTGCAGAGTTTTGTGGGCCATGTGGGCGGCGATGACTTCGTCTTCATCCTGCCCCCGGACAAGGCCGAGAGCGCATGCAGGCGGATCATCAAGGCCTTTGACGAGATCGTTCCCCATTTCTACGATCCCGAGGACCGCAAGCGGGGCAACATCACCTCCGTGGACCGCGAAGGCAACACCAAGGTTTTTCCGCTCATGGCCATTTCCCTGGCCGTGGTGGTCAACACCGACCATCGCATCGACCATTACGCCGAAGTTTCGTCCATCGCCATGGAACTGAAGAAAAAAGCCAAGGCAGACCCCAAGAGCAGCTATGTCATTGATCGCCGAAAATCCTGA
- the dprA gene encoding DNA-processing protein DprA, with amino-acid sequence MDLQREIFACLALKHTPRLGPKVWRELCAAYPSVYDAVRDAPSWHDRGLASKGVARSCAEETWRERAETEFKEARRLSMEAVTWFDPRFPDVLKEIPDPPVMLYVRGDATLLGNPGVAVVGARECTRLGLETAGRISAQLSKIGITVISGLALGIDRQAHLGGLKGLGSSIGVLGCGLDVDYPPGNGDVRRKLYEKGLVVTEYGPGVQPRSGHFPVRNRLISGLSLGVLVAEAAHRSGSLITARLAGEQGKDVFAVPGPIGQPTFTGCHRLIKQGAALVESASDIVEILRFDFARELAHVPDPAPAEDENGVDVRDAVVKKKRASAIPEEKGGHKRRPSLVDRESLELNEDEKRVLDLLDAADKMHIDALGRELGWDSATVSRIMLVLEMRGAVRQLPGMWYLAREDRFRED; translated from the coding sequence ATGGACCTGCAACGAGAAATTTTCGCCTGTCTGGCCTTGAAGCACACCCCCCGGCTGGGGCCCAAGGTGTGGCGGGAGTTGTGCGCCGCGTATCCGAGCGTCTACGACGCGGTGCGCGACGCTCCGTCCTGGCATGACCGGGGCCTGGCGTCCAAGGGAGTGGCCCGCTCATGCGCGGAGGAGACCTGGAGGGAGCGGGCCGAGACCGAGTTCAAGGAGGCCCGGCGGCTTTCCATGGAAGCGGTCACCTGGTTTGATCCCCGTTTTCCCGATGTTCTGAAAGAGATTCCTGATCCTCCGGTCATGCTCTACGTGCGCGGGGACGCAACCCTGCTCGGCAATCCCGGCGTAGCCGTGGTTGGGGCACGGGAATGCACCCGGCTGGGGCTGGAGACCGCCGGGCGGATCAGCGCACAACTTTCGAAGATCGGCATCACTGTGATTTCCGGGCTGGCGCTCGGCATCGACCGGCAGGCTCATCTGGGCGGGCTCAAAGGGCTCGGCTCCTCCATCGGCGTACTTGGTTGCGGTCTGGATGTGGACTATCCGCCGGGCAACGGCGATGTGCGCCGCAAGCTCTACGAGAAGGGACTGGTCGTCACGGAATACGGCCCCGGCGTCCAGCCCAGGAGTGGGCATTTCCCGGTGCGCAACCGGCTCATCAGCGGGTTGTCGTTGGGGGTGCTGGTGGCCGAGGCCGCCCACCGGAGCGGCAGCCTGATCACCGCCCGCTTGGCCGGAGAGCAGGGCAAGGACGTGTTTGCGGTGCCCGGTCCCATCGGGCAGCCGACCTTCACCGGGTGCCATCGGCTGATCAAACAGGGAGCCGCCCTGGTGGAGTCCGCCTCGGACATCGTCGAGATATTGCGTTTTGATTTTGCCCGCGAACTGGCCCATGTGCCCGACCCGGCCCCGGCCGAAGATGAGAATGGGGTTGACGTGCGTGATGCCGTGGTCAAAAAGAAGAGGGCGTCCGCCATCCCCGAAGAAAAGGGCGGGCACAAGCGGCGACCGTCCCTGGTGGACCGCGAGTCCCTGGAACTGAACGAGGACGAGAAGCGCGTCCTGGACCTGCTCGATGCAGCGGACAAGATGCACATAGACGCCTTGGGCCGGGAGCTCGGCTGGGATTCGGCCACTGTCAGCCGCATCATGCTCGTTTTGGAGATGCGCGGCGCGGTCCGGCAATTGCCCGGGATGTGGTATCTGGCCCGGGAAGACCGCTTTAGGGAAGATTGA